One Schistocerca gregaria isolate iqSchGreg1 unplaced genomic scaffold, iqSchGreg1.2 ptg001517l, whole genome shotgun sequence DNA segment encodes these proteins:
- the LOC126332790 gene encoding prohibitin-1, mitochondrial-like → MSNVVVSLLNKVVIGSSLFGFGTFLLTKSACVVYGGERALIWDRHNGIRDNVLSEGAHLLIPFWEKPIFMNVRTTPKQIDTETGSKDLQTVNISVRVLYRPNESFLPSIARNLGLDYDERILPSLGHEVLKAVVAQYNANELITQREAVSNEIRVNLTERSRSFHILLEDVSITHLGFSEEYTHAIEAKQVAQQEAERAKFVVLKAEQEMKAAVTRAEGEAEAARLIGEATQKYGPSFIELRRLEAAKEIAETLSKSKNVVYVPPDNRLFLNLGKT, encoded by the exons ATGTCAAATGTGGTAGTCTCGCTGTTGAATAAGGTGGTGATTGGATCATCATTGTTTGGTTTTGGGACGTTTTTGCTGACAAAGTCTGCATGCGTAG TGTATGGTGGAGAACGGGCGCTGATATGGGATCGTCACAATGGGATTCGGGACAACGTTCTATCGGAGGGGGCCCATTTGTTGATTCCCTTTTGGGAGAAGCCTATTTTTATGAATGTGAGAACAACACCAAAGCAGATTGACACAGAGACAGGTTCTAAGGATTTGCAGACAGTGAACATAAGTGTAAGGGTGTTGTATCGTCCGAACGAGTCATTTTTGCCGAGCATTGCAAGGAATTTGGGCTTGGATTACGATGAGCGCATACTCCCAtcacttggacatgaggtactaaAGGCGGTAGTGGCTCAATATAACGCAAATGAATTGATTACACAACGTGAAGCAGTATCAAACGAGATTCGAGTGAACTTAACCGAGCGAAGCCGTTCTTTCCACATCTTGCTAGAGGATGTATCAATTACTCATTTGGGGTTCTCGGAGGAGTACACGCATGCCATAGAAGCCAAGCAAGTGGCGCAGCAAGAGGCTGAGAGAGCCAAGTTTGTCGTATTGAAGGCTGAACAGGAAATGAAAGCGGCCGTGACCAGGGCAGAGGGCGAGGCAGAGGCAGCTCGACTGATAGGCGAGGCCACTCAGAAATACGGACCTAGTTTTATCGAACTTAGAAGACTCGAAGCCGCCAAGGAAATAGCAGAAACGCTCAGCAAGTCGAAAAACGTTGTTTATGTCCCTCCTGATAACCGTTTGTTCTTGAATCTCGGAAAGACCTAA
- the LOC126332796 gene encoding protein phosphatase inhibitor 2-like, which yields MSTPLESDMNSPGKKKRKGISHITWDEDTIREHDKDRGTRQKIDEPKTPYTEGYSSEEDNHSQKDDITSSSSYRSPGHLDQQELARQMAILKDQQDSGQPIGPNFHSLSDEEDVHRLSKKEFELKRKLHYDEFKRAKSLQNAFDDDEDDSSSYESSSESSC from the exons ATGTCTACCCCTCTAGAATCAGATATGAATAGTCCTGGAAAGAAGAA AAGAAAGGGCATCAGCCATATTACCTGGGATGAAGACACTATCCGCGAACATGACAAAGATCGAGGCACTCGTCAAAAAATTGATGAGCCAAAAACACCATATACAGAAGGCTACTCCAGCGAAGAAGACAATCACTCACAAAAAGACGATATCACCTCTTCCTCCTCCTATCGTTCTCCCGGACATCTAGACCAGCAAGAACTGGCTCGTCAAATGGCCATCCTGAAAGACCAACAGGATAGCGGACAACCTATTGGTCCAAACTTTCATTCTCTGTCTGACGAAGAAGATGTCCACCGCCTCAGCAAGAAAGAGTTTGAACTCAAACGCAAATTACATTATGATGAATTCAAAAGAGCCAAATCTCTACAAAACGCCTTCGACGATGATGAAGACGATTCTTCTAGCTATGAAAGTAGCTCCGAATCCTCGTGTTAA